atatctgagcggtgttttatatgtctatgtgaaAGCAATGAGGCTGCTATTACACAGATGTAATTACAATAAACAAGAGACaacaagaaaattggtaaaactaaataaacatttaatatgcatacccttttttaactacttgaaaagacatttgtactgcggatctgaaaccgcacgttactgttttaataagactttgctacacaccagaccagagtgttattgtgtgtaacacaatgtaacatcacgtttaaaagtaaatcatgattggtgtctgtcagacacagtggtggccatttttttgttgttttactaacgtggcatttatgtacacaatatcatatctgagccgtgttccgattaatgggagtggcttgcagagctgtgcattgtggtgcatagtgggagttgtagtttttcatacaaatgtgctctaaagtcacgttctgtcttttctcggtcaaataggcacaaaattctaaatttatgttacatttcgactataaatatgacccactttcaacaaagattaatgttcctatcgatgaaatggccctttaaaagTAAAGTATAAAATAGACTCGAGAATCGGAATCAATTTGATAGCGTATGAATCGAAAGCGAATCGATTTGAAACATCTTAAATGATACACAGCCCTAgcaacatatatatatacacacacacacgtatgcataacatgttttatttatatttttatatattctatattatatttaaattaacaaaattgatataaataaaacatttttgaaatttattaaatacacataataacaacaacacagatattatgcaaaaacatacttttattttgtttgcgaTTAATCATTGCCCATCACGTTTATATCTGCTTTAATCTCGTTTCTCTTTTGATGCCATTTATCAAACCAAAAATGAATACCTGTAACTAACCTTTCTGCGTTTTGCGGGCATCCCGTGCAGATATGCGTCTGAGAGAGGAGGTTGGGCTTTCATCTTCCTCTGACTGATCTGATCATGTCTGATAATGGGAACCCACTCCTGCAAACACCACAGTCAGACATCTTGCAAAACAACCCACGCTCAAAACAACATCTACGTTCACACGCTCCACTTAAAAATCAGATAACGGAAGGGATGCGTTCATTTTGTCAATGATGCTGGTTTACATTTACACAAATCCACACCACAATGGAAACTTTCATATAAAAAAGTCATAAGAATGAGTCGGCAGAAATCATTGGTTAGACATTTCATCTGCTTAAATAATACAGAactcaaataaaaaaactcacgGGAGGTAACGTAGCTGCCCAGGCTTCAGCATCCCTCCCTGGCTCCTCCCCTCCAACGGCTCCTTCTTCCCTTGCTGGACCTCCTACCGCTCCTGCTTCATGAGAGGTGGCCAGAACTTCCTCTGCTGTAGTAGCAGGTGTTGGAGAAAGGCTGTCCCCCATCTCCACACATCGATGATACAGATATAAATTACATGAAGTACAGAGTAATAGATAAGATCGTATGCCACACTTAAACCTGTGATCTTTATTTACCTCCACATTCTGAGGCTCTGAATCCTGTATGGGCCTTTCCGTCATCTCTTCaccctttaaaataatatattttaaaccagCAGCATTAGCCAATCTGCTATATTAGtcagattttatttatttatgtatagttttattattgTAATGTTTAAGTGATAAACAGAACCTGTGTGTGGACTATGTAATGGGTGATCTGTTCCTCTGTAATGGGAATGTGCTCCAGTATCACTTGCAGCCTCATGGTCATCATACCAGTTAACCAGTTTACCAAACTGGGGTTGACCTCTGCTGACATTGTGCGCTAGTGAGGCACGTAAACCAACATTAGGGAAACATTTGATGGATAAAAAACTCAAAAAGTACAAAATGCACTTCTCATACACAGACTCTGGTACATACATGCATGTCTAACCCTAAAGATTCATAGCAAAAGAAATTATACTACAAACtgaaaagggatagttcacccaaaaataaaaattatgtcataatttactccctctcatgttattttaaacctgtatacatttctttgttctgatgaacacaaattaagatatttgcaggaatgtttgtaaccaaaccggtcaaaagccccattcacttccatagtaaaaaataatactttggcagtgaatggggctcatgaactgtttggtaacaaacatttttcaaaatatcttcctttgtgtttatcacagaaaagaaatgtatacaggtttgtaacaacatgagagagattacatttttgggtgaactatccctttaaatattgcTTATAATACAAATTTATAAACCCTGCCTATGAAAACAAgggtaaagtctttaaaaatattcagtaaatattaaagatatcaaggttatatttttacaaaatgttcatAACATTGTTTAGGAtgcttttatgtaaaaaaaaaaaactagtgctgggcatatattaaaggtgcagtgtgtaatttttagaaggatctcttgacataaatgcaaaatattaaacaaaactatatgattaggggtgtataaagatctttcataataaaccgttatgtttttattaccttagaatgagatgtttctACATatactgagggtccccttaaatGAAAGTCATCATTTTGTGCTAAGTTGTCTCAATCGagaacatgtttgtccggtggggGCTAAAGTAGCTTCTCTttgcgggtgattctcacgaaaccattgaaacaccacggcactaatgattttagctttaaaatgtgtaatataataacattaaaaagcatcagaattaacacaatactgtgttctaccttgcacaatgtgtgatttcaacataagaatttataattggacattttatcaaattttctgctgaaattctcattaccgcaatgtgtccggctgtgtttgaacatgcgttatgttgtaatttaatcaaatgaacacaaaaatatataaaaaaaatggatgttttgctagactactttagatgacagaaaaaatatttactgcatattcatgtataataataatgaagaaaaattaggaaaatgatgtgtccatgcctgatgttctcatcctccgcaacactttttgagaacagtttaagcacacatacagaattttaataaagtttgattttgagtgaccaagcacatggaccagttacttcaagatggctaccaggtaagatcatttttttacagttaatttgaaatattgtcttgtcagaatgcttacacgacattttgattatcattaccgcaacagatgcttattaaatgttattttaattaatagaagcataatactttgattttaaatgcatgtgcagaatctccaaattatgttctttcaggtttgtcatgtcattttgaaaacatgtcagtgttgatgttttctgactgttgcggtaatgagattttttaggactaatgtttttaattatgttacaaaaagtgttaaatgataagtaaaagtttttaaatgaatgttcccatgtactccagactttgtttttcaatgtctggtgggaaaaaaaggaaaatttaagcaatttttacattttcatgcttgacatttttaaaaccaagttttcgtgagaatcacccatgtgtttcaaaagcgaggggtgagcagtggactgagtcgttggttgcaatccccaacctcaccactagatgttgcaaaaatttacacactgcacctttaatctagattaatcttatacaaaataaaagtaattttttgtataatatatgagtttgtgctgcgtgtaaatattatgtatatttaaacacacacatatacatacacacacacacacacacacacacacacacacttaagaaatgttttatttatatatctttttttatttatatgtaatataaatatataaatacatacatacatgaatTACACAAAGCACAAacttaattatgcaaaaaaatacttttattttgtatgagattaatctagattaatctaggCCCAGCACTAAAAAAACAGGCAGTGTCACATGTTATAAATTATATTGCTTTATTGGCTTGTAGTCACAAATGAATGGGATTAGTTTAAAACAGTCCAATGAATAATTCCCTAAATGCAAGTCTTTACTTTCACAAAGCTCAACTATCACTTTATTACTTTTTCGATTTCCAGGGAaagcacatactgataaaatgtgctTGAATGTGCTGTAAGCCGCTATGGATAAGTGTCTGTATAAATGAAAAGAAATACTAGTAGCCTACTTTACTAATAGTACCAGTAGATGCTCAttcaagatatttttttaatactgtaaacTGATACCCCCACCAACATGGAAATTACAGAGATAAAGTCGTAGGTCGCAGACAGGAATAACAAAGATGAAGGGGTGTAACAGGTTCTGGGTACTTACGATGCGGTGGTTGATGACGGCAGTAAGTGCACTTTGTTCTCCATTAAGGCAGTAGAGGTTAAGTGCCAGACATTCAAAGAGAGCACGATTACACAGCTGTAGGAGTCGAGGACCAAACGTCTGATCTAGAGAAAACATTAGACAATATTAGatgatttttaaattaaaacatgaCCTTAAAGCCAAACTGAATGATGATAAGGTGTTTGGTAGACTGAATATGTAGTAACCATAAAATTTCAATAGGTCTGATGTCATCTTTATGATGCGTCTAATCTAAACATACCTGTAGAGTTCAGGATGTGGGTGGCGATGCCTGTGAGCTGCTGTCTGAGAAAGAAACGGTTTGTCTGGGTGATGTCAACTCCATCACGGACCGTCACCGTCGACTGGAAGATTTTGAGAGAAAGTACATCAAATGTCAACTTTCAGTGCATGAAGCAGTATTGCATCGATCAGCAGTATGTAAAGGCGACTTAAACATGACAGACGAGTTCTTACAAAACTTTCTGTTATGTATTCCTCCAGTTCGGCGATTAATTCATCAGCAGCTGCCTATTAAAAAATAAGCAAGAGACAAAAAGATAAGGAGAAATCAAGAATCAAACCAAGGAGAGCAAAAAACTAAGGCCGCTGGTTTGAAGTGACTCGATTCCGATTTTTTTCTCTCAAGTGGCACAGATCGGATATGACCCATAGACGTGTAAGcaggaaaaaaaatgatattcTGATTTCAGGCTTCATTTatatgtgaaaataaatcaGATCAAAGCGTGTCGTGCGTCATTACAAATGTGACGCTGGCAAATTACGTCAACTCAGGTACACACCACCCACGATCATATGACTCTtcttatgctgggtacacaccaaaagattttttttacatttttaaaatgtgataaatcacaaacacaaacatgaggataaaaactcctagatttaaccgttttgctcatatagtgtgtggtgtgccatgatgtgtcaaagacagcacaccacacacaaacagattttcaaccagagtctcgactgtgaagAAAGGAAATCTCGTAAAATCTCgcgagacttcagaataagcatgatggacgatatgcaggaagaaatttcaatgatagtgtttggaatgattttcacagaaatTCAAGGGGAAAAAAGAAAAGTATTCGGGTGAAGTCATGGAGACAGCGGGAATATGGTCTGTACAAGTTCACTTTGCATCAAATTCACTTTGTGCTGCACCATGACTGCTTCCATTTTCgatcatctcgctttctgattggatattgtttcgttTAACGTTATAATCTCGAGAGCGTGCGTGCATTTGTCCTCGGGGGTCCCCCACACATCAGGGTTTCTGATcgtaaacatgtttaatatttgtttGGACACACTTCACACCAAGGGAAAATCTCATAAAACaatctgtagaaccatcaagataatcggGACAAAGCTAGGATTGTCAGAAGGGGGGCAAATCGGCCCCATTATCTTTTGATGTGCACCCAGCATTAGCAGCATAATGGAGGACAACGACTCCGCTTAGTGCTGTAATGTTgaagttttatgtcttgttacagaaataaagctcTATAATCATGTATATGTTCATTGATAATCACAACATTTTATGTGCTCTGTGGTTTCTAATCCAGGTCCGTATGTCTACCTTGAATTGTTTTGCcaagtgtttagtgtaaatacaaacATCAGATACGAGTGgcttttaaaagatgatgtaagcGGGTTGTCTAAAATATCAGATATATGCAACAAATTGGAATTGGGCAACAAGATCTGCAGTGTAAATCTAGCCAACGTGTACAGGTGAGCAGCAAAAAACTATTGTGGGCCAAAGGACAACACCTAAAAAATTACCACAAAATATCCTGTTTAATTTAGTCCAATTTTTTCCAACAAATACATCAAAAGTAGGACTTACCGTGATGTTGGCCTCGGTAGGCTCACGGCCTTGCAGGAAATGCTCGATGAAAAACTGGGCGAGCTGGGGTTGGATACGACTCAATGGCTGATGCTGCCCATGAAGCAACAACACCATATCTACCATGGAGAAGTTCTGACACACCAAAGCCAAAAGATCACCAAAGAAAccttaacacacacacaaactccaGTTTAGCTTTAGATACACAGGAGATTGTCTCTCTTTCCACATGCAGATAAATGTGGCCACTTGGAAAGCACAAAGGAAGGGGGAGACTTCTAAATaagaatgttttaaaatgttacttaattagtTAATGCAAATGGTTAACAGTGCAAAGACTGTGGATTCGATTACCAGAAGGTACACATGCATATAAAACTTATATCCAAATGCATAAACGTAACGTAAATTCAGCTGATagtaataatttttaaataatttttaataaaaatatatattttttttacaataggTAAGCTCACCAATTGCATCTCCAGATCCAGGGGTGAAGATGTTACTGGTCTGGGAAAGCCTCTGGATGAACTGAGCGATGCTCTCGGTTTCGTTTTGAGGGGTGCCCAGAGAGCCCATCATGGTGGACAGGACGCCCTGCACTATCCCTGTGAAGAGCTCAGGGTTGAGGCCCTCTGCAGCAGCAGCGGCGGGGGTGGCACCAGGAGCAGGGCCCGTATTCGGAGGAGCGGTGGGGGACGGGGCGGGAGGCTGTCCCGAGGGCGGCTGAGAGAAAAGTGGCTGGGAAGCCTGATGACACACATAAAATTGACATGCATAAAACCATCTTACACATTCGGGAAGTCCAAAACACCTGATGATATAAATTATTAACTAATTTCACTTTCGCATTAAATATATATCTACCAAGCCAAAAGGCTGttcacctgtatgaagtctGTGACCCCCTGAATGAACGTAGGGATGCCGGGCATTGTGACTGTTATTGAAGGGTTCTGGCCGCCTGCTGCAACAGCGCCGCCCAGAAGAGACCCCAATAATTGCTCTAGGTTTCCTCCTGGGGGTGTTTCCTGAGGAGGGTTGGGTGCAGATCCAGGCTGTGGAGTGCTGGTATTGCTCGACGGTGTGGGTCCGGATCCACTGGAGCTGGTGGTGGTCGGAGTGCTTGtagaggaggaagaggaagaagaggagaCAGTGGAGGAGGCGAAAGTGTATGAAGATGATGTGGTGGTTTGACCGCCTGTGGATGTAAAGGAAAATTATGACATATTTCCATATCAGATATATTTGTACATAAACAAATACTAATTATGGAAATGTACCCATCTGCCCAGCGGCACCAGTGAGAAGCTGCCCAACTAGTCCCCCAATCATTTGATTAAGAGCATTCGGAGGCATCTGTCCAGCCTGTGGCATCTGagtggaaaataaaaatgttaacattaatAACACTGAAACGCAATCCTCAGTAGTTACTTGTCAATATCAACAAATTGTTTTTAACTTCAGTCTTTCGCACATATTGAATGCTTTCTGTATACGATCAATTTTAATGGTACATTTTCGATGAGTAACTGGATAATTCTCTATGAGCTTTATCATGTGTCAAAAACTTTGTTAAATTCCCTTTACTGGTTAATCTGGAATTTACACTTTTATATTCTCATAGTTTAATTAGGCTGTAATTTACCTGTCCGGGCTGTTGGCCCATCATTGGTGGAACAGCTGCTCTGAGGTTAATAGTGGCCCCCCTTGTGGTAAAAGCAGGGCTGGCCATCCTGTGAGTAAAAGAGGGTCTGGTAAAAACCACTCTGGCCTGAGGGGGGTACGGAGACATGGGGGGTGGTGGAGTGGAGCCGGTGCCGATGTTTGCTGAGGGTGTGCTGGTCTGTTGTGCAGGCTGGCCTGTAGAGGCAGCGTTTGCCATGGCCATGGCTTGCTGAGTGACTTGGTGCACAATGGCTTGCATGAACTCGGGAGGTAGACCAGGAATCTGAACAGTAGGGGGAGCACCTGCAACATGCAAAGTCACATGTATctacaataataaaaataccAACAAAATGCACTACTTGGCATTTAACTAAATGCCCatcacagttttaaaatatgggcAAGTTAAAGTCagtgttaaagtgaaaatgcccagaaGATAACAGCACATTAAATCTtaatagacagaatcttgtttttaaatCAGATTTTTCTTTCTAGGCTATTAAAGATATAGTATATATTGTATACGGCgtgtatacagtatttttaaaggaaaacaccaccatttttcaatattttactatgttcttaccccaacttagacaaattaataaacacctatgttttattcaatacatgcacttcatctttgtacagcgcgttgtgaatgtgttagcatttagcctagccccattcattccttaggatccaaacagggatgaatttagaagccaccaaacacttccatgttttctctatttaaagactgttacaagtaagtatggtgataCAAACTAAAACATGATCATTTTTTAaacggataaaaaatgagaactataatgtatggcggaagagcacttagtttgcagcacttcgaccttgggtgcagtaatattgacagtttgagcgagagggggagtagtaacactgcaaaaaatgacttttcacttaatatttttgtgttgttttcagtagaaatatctaaatattcttaaattgagatgctttttcttgatgagcaaaatgacctaggtaaataggtctagttttaagacaaataatatacaatttaagtgaaactGTCCCCAAAACAAgaaaaattatctgccaatggggtgagaaaaaaaattgtgaaataagatttcttttttcttaaacacttaattcaagtaaaatgttctcaccccattggcagttatttttgcttgttttaatcacaaattcacttaattgTTTGTCTGAAAACTATACTTTTTtggggtcattttgctcattaagaaaatacatcttcatttaagatatttttagatattttaatgaaaacaagacagaaatactaagaaagtcattttttgcagtgaaggaGTGATGTTGTTACTGCGCGCCAATGTCGAAGTGCTACAAactgctcttccaccatacaatataattctaattttttattaaaaaatcagCACGTTTTATTATGTaacaccatacttactcgtgtaactattCATGTAACagcctttaaatagggaaaacatgaaagtgtttggtggcttccaaattcatccctgtttggatcccaaggaacgAATGGGGCCAGCCCACATGCTAACACATCCATGACGCGCTGCACAAAGATAAAGTGCACGCAccgaaaaagataggtatgtattcatttgtctaagttgaggtaagaacatagaaaaatattgaaaatggtggtgtgttcctttaataGATACAGCGGTGGATTCACTAgcgcttattatgaaattagagAAAATACTCGGTCATTTGTCATGTGTGGATTATTTAACGTTTCTCCATCACACTCTGTTAGCCAAGCCCACTTATTAAGCTAGTGCAGAgttagccacgcccacttatttATGCGGTATACACATTACAGAAAAATCTCTTACgactgacattttatttcagaGTAACGGTATTAACCACGACAAAATGTCCTATCGGTTactattatcgtttaaaatttaatttcattataaccgtgtttgattaccatGATTTTGAAAACTAGCTGTAAATCCTGTCgagccagaatcagtttgacgcaggTGCGCACATGCAacagttttttgcacaagaaggcatttaagagataatgtattgtattcattcacggtaaacttattagacagatttatttttttaccacagaaataatttcagggacataaaatattaaattgtgatttttcaaacaaaatgttttcagtgtgtgtattgaagatttccatctcattttaacaaaaccatgataatattgataaccgtgataa
This sequence is a window from Misgurnus anguillicaudatus chromosome 24, ASM2758022v2, whole genome shotgun sequence. Protein-coding genes within it:
- the bag6 gene encoding large proline-rich protein BAG6, whose translation is MAEQVSNNIEVTVKTLDSQSRTYTVQAQMTVKQFKEHISPSVGIPVEKQRLIYQGRVLQDEKTLTEYNVDGKVIHLVERAPPQTNQQGGSSGVPGSSGGTQGGNQNPNSTDGSQGTPLGPTHDRNANSYVMLGTFNVPVNIMDPQQIQMSIQQMMSGLGDNARNPRVSTSTGTNGSVNVQINMDQSMQSEPRLRLLLAENLLRDTNAVIQTLEGHPADSSSSQDDSAPPPTSSTSTPSPSSQPMDTSPPATSTPPSSSSSTQTDGAPPPQAGLSHPSPSEMLEMLTELRRVEERLQPFIQRAHLILEAATTADYNNNTQERDEDQRILNLVGEALRLLGNALVALSDLRCNLLSSPPRHLHVIRPMSHYTSSVLTPPGVHHIPMQLNLGTTVTMSANGRPAEGQPQSTGQSDQQGQTPTSQPSSANQQSGQPGPRVIRISHQTMEPVVMMQMNIDDSGNTAQANGQNLAGPGQPGAPPTVQIPGLPPEFMQAIVHQVTQQAMAMANAASTGQPAQQTSTPSANIGTGSTPPPPMSPYPPQARVVFTRPSFTHRMASPAFTTRGATINLRAAVPPMMGQQPGQMPQAGQMPPNALNQMIGGLVGQLLTGAAGQMGGQTTTSSSYTFASSTVSSSSSSSSTSTPTTTSSSGSGPTPSSNTSTPQPGSAPNPPQETPPGGNLEQLLGSLLGGAVAAGGQNPSITVTMPGIPTFIQGVTDFIQASQPLFSQPPSGQPPAPSPTAPPNTGPAPGATPAAAAAEGLNPELFTGIVQGVLSTMMGSLGTPQNETESIAQFIQRLSQTSNIFTPGSGDAIGFFGDLLALVCQNFSMVDMVLLLHGQHQPLSRIQPQLAQFFIEHFLQGREPTEANITAAADELIAELEEYITESFSTVTVRDGVDITQTNRFFLRQQLTGIATHILNSTDQTFGPRLLQLCNRALFECLALNLYCLNGEQSALTAVINHRIRTMSAEVNPSLVNWLTGMMTMRLQVILEHIPITEEQITHYIVHTQGEEMTERPIQDSEPQNVEMGDSLSPTPATTAEEVLATSHEAGAVGGPAREEGAVGGEEPGRDAEAWAATLPPEWVPIIRHDQISQRKMKAQPPLSDAYLHGMPAKRRKMVKSDGPRLSLSDAVSQAAKSAGVTPTTAPNALQEDLEKPELQEAYGEQLKNDIKKRVKEDPDYSSRRFPNTHQVFSPDS